Proteins encoded in a region of the Desulfobotulus mexicanus genome:
- a CDS encoding TRAP transporter large permease has protein sequence MTAIMLTIMVVLLILGFPMMIPLIVGAIAGFYMTFDGFSQMNILIQQLMGGIRPTALIAVPMFIFAAEIMTRGQSSERLVNLVMAFIGHIKGGLAVSTAASCTLFGAVSGSTQATVVAIGSPLRPRMLEAGYKDSFTLALIINSSDIAFLIPPSIGLILYGIISGTSIGELFIAGIGPGLLILLLFSVYCMIYAIIKKVPTEPRSTWKERGLAVKEALWPLGFPFIIVGGIYGGIFSPTEAAAVCVLYAIILEFLIFRTLFLPDLFKIAKSTGLITAVVFILVAVGNGFSWILSFAHIPQTLLANIGVNEAGPHMVMFAIALAFFIACMFVDPIVVILILTPIFSPAVANAGLDPVLVGVLITLMVAIGSATPPFGCDIFTAIAIFKRPYWEVIRGTPPFIFILILVGVLIVAFPQIALFLRDMAFNK, from the coding sequence ATGACAGCCATTATGCTGACCATCATGGTTGTACTACTGATTCTGGGTTTTCCAATGATGATTCCCCTCATTGTTGGTGCCATTGCAGGCTTTTATATGACCTTTGATGGTTTTTCCCAGATGAATATCCTCATACAGCAGCTCATGGGAGGTATCAGACCTACGGCCCTCATTGCCGTACCCATGTTTATTTTTGCTGCGGAAATCATGACAAGGGGGCAATCATCAGAGCGCCTTGTGAATCTGGTCATGGCCTTTATCGGACATATCAAGGGCGGACTGGCCGTCAGCACAGCAGCCTCATGCACGCTTTTTGGTGCTGTTTCCGGCTCCACCCAGGCTACCGTTGTGGCCATCGGCTCCCCCCTGCGCCCCAGAATGCTGGAAGCAGGCTACAAAGATTCCTTCACACTGGCCCTCATAATCAACTCCAGTGACATTGCTTTTCTCATTCCCCCCAGCATCGGCCTGATTCTTTACGGTATCATATCAGGAACTTCCATTGGAGAACTTTTCATTGCCGGCATAGGCCCAGGCCTTCTGATTCTCCTTCTTTTTTCAGTATACTGTATGATTTACGCAATCATCAAAAAAGTCCCCACAGAACCCAGATCCACCTGGAAAGAACGGGGACTTGCCGTAAAAGAAGCCCTGTGGCCCTTAGGATTTCCCTTTATTATTGTCGGTGGTATCTACGGCGGTATTTTCAGCCCTACGGAAGCGGCTGCTGTCTGTGTTCTCTACGCAATCATTCTGGAGTTTCTTATTTTCCGCACACTTTTTCTGCCGGATCTTTTTAAGATAGCAAAATCAACGGGACTGATCACAGCTGTAGTATTTATTCTGGTAGCCGTAGGGAACGGTTTCTCATGGATTTTATCCTTTGCCCACATACCCCAAACCCTGCTGGCAAATATCGGTGTGAACGAAGCCGGACCCCATATGGTCATGTTTGCCATTGCCCTTGCTTTTTTCATTGCCTGCATGTTTGTGGATCCCATTGTGGTGATCCTTATTCTGACACCCATTTTTTCTCCTGCTGTTGCCAATGCAGGGCTTGACCCCGTACTGGTGGGTGTTCTCATTACCCTTATGGTTGCCATAGGATCTGCCACACCACCCTTTGGCTGCGATATTTTTACAGCCATAGCCATCTTTAAACGCCCCTACTGGGAAGTCATCCGGGGAACCCCTCCCTTTATTTTCATTCTGATTCTTGTGGGTGTTCTCATCGTTGCCTTTCCACAGATTGCCCTTTTCCTAAGGGATATGGCTTTTAATAAATAA
- a CDS encoding type IV pilus twitching motility protein PilT, which produces MATLHKLFKAAVDYKASDIHVAPGEPFMIRRLGKLQKLKASPLTAQQSSSIIFEVLNGEQQAKLEAEQQLDFALDVENLGRFRGSAMYHNNGISAAFRVIPPEIPSLDSLGMPDIVKKVLDNHQGLILVTGATGHGKSTTLAAMVDYINSTRSHHILTVEDPIEFIYPIKKSVVNQRELARDTGSYANALKGALRQDPDVIVIGELRDLETISLAISASETGHLVIGTLSTSSAAKTIDRIIDSYPPNEQSQIRATLSESFKAVITQRLIPAKDGKSMVMALEILIGTLPLTNLIKDAKTFQIPSIMQTGRSVGMMIMDDSIMALLNAGKITAAEACANALNPGRFQPLADRENANGDH; this is translated from the coding sequence ATGGCTACCCTTCATAAGCTGTTCAAGGCTGCCGTAGATTATAAGGCATCGGATATCCATGTGGCACCCGGAGAGCCTTTTATGATCCGGCGGCTGGGCAAATTGCAGAAATTGAAAGCTTCACCGCTTACGGCACAGCAGAGCAGCAGTATTATTTTTGAGGTGTTGAACGGAGAACAGCAGGCGAAGCTTGAGGCAGAGCAGCAGCTGGATTTTGCCCTTGATGTGGAAAATCTTGGCCGTTTCCGGGGAAGTGCGATGTATCATAATAATGGAATTTCTGCAGCGTTTCGGGTTATTCCGCCTGAAATCCCCAGTCTGGACTCTCTGGGTATGCCCGATATAGTAAAAAAGGTGCTGGATAACCATCAGGGGCTTATCCTTGTTACAGGGGCCACAGGTCATGGTAAATCCACCACACTGGCTGCCATGGTGGATTACATCAACAGTACCCGAAGTCATCACATTCTCACGGTGGAAGATCCCATTGAATTTATTTATCCCATTAAAAAAAGTGTGGTCAACCAGCGTGAGCTGGCCCGGGATACGGGAAGTTATGCTAACGCCCTGAAAGGGGCGCTGCGTCAGGACCCGGACGTTATTGTGATAGGTGAACTCAGGGATCTGGAGACCATTTCTCTTGCTATATCTGCATCGGAAACAGGCCATCTGGTTATAGGTACCCTTTCCACTTCCAGTGCGGCCAAAACCATTGACAGGATCATTGATTCCTATCCACCCAATGAGCAGAGTCAGATTCGGGCCACCTTAAGTGAATCTTTCAAGGCAGTTATCACCCAGCGGCTGATTCCGGCCAAGGATGGGAAATCCATGGTGATGGCCCTGGAAATTCTTATCGGAACCCTCCCCCTGACAAATCTGATCAAAGATGCCAAAACCTTTCAGATTCCATCCATCATGCAGACGGGCAGATCCGTTGGAATGATGATTATGGATGATTCCATCATGGCTCTGCTCAATGCCGGAAAAATCACAGCCGCTGAAGCCTGTGCCAATGCCCTTAATCCTGGTAGATTTCAACCCTTAGCGGACAGGGAGAATGCCAATGGCGATCATTGA
- the dctP gene encoding TRAP transporter substrate-binding protein DctP: protein MTFKKLTGLILIAALSLTIFSCKSSNEAPEAEEKKGATWRYAHEEFEGDVQDVYAHKFKEYIEQNSNHTLQIFRFGELGESDDIMEQTQAGILNFVNQSPGFTGSLIPEAQIFFIPYLMPTGDEDVIRFFRTSVAINEMFSELYAEQGLELLSMYPEGEMVVTADTPVRSPEDFRGKNIRTMTNPLLAETYRAFGATPTPLPWGEVYGALQTNIIQGQENPIFWIQSGGLYEVSPNLTFTGHGWFTTALMANQNFFNGLSEEDQQLIRNAAAYAFDYITEYIPGLGDAMLEKILEAKKDVTVTRLTAEERQVFRDRAEQVEKRFIEMTGERGEKLLDQFKKDLENVMAGEV from the coding sequence ATGACTTTTAAAAAATTAACAGGACTGATCCTCATTGCCGCATTATCCCTTACAATTTTCAGTTGTAAAAGCAGCAATGAAGCACCGGAAGCAGAAGAAAAAAAAGGTGCCACATGGCGCTACGCCCATGAGGAATTTGAAGGAGATGTTCAGGATGTCTATGCCCATAAATTCAAAGAATATATTGAACAGAACTCCAATCATACCCTTCAGATTTTCCGTTTTGGTGAACTGGGTGAATCCGATGACATCATGGAACAGACCCAGGCGGGTATTCTGAACTTTGTCAATCAGTCTCCGGGATTCACCGGCTCCCTTATTCCCGAAGCCCAGATTTTTTTCATCCCCTACCTGATGCCCACAGGAGATGAGGATGTCATCCGTTTCTTCCGCACCAGTGTAGCCATCAATGAGATGTTTTCTGAGCTTTATGCCGAACAGGGCCTGGAGCTGCTTTCCATGTATCCGGAAGGTGAAATGGTGGTCACGGCAGACACCCCCGTACGTTCGCCTGAAGATTTTCGGGGAAAAAACATCCGCACCATGACCAACCCCCTGCTGGCTGAAACCTACCGGGCCTTTGGTGCCACCCCCACTCCTCTGCCCTGGGGAGAAGTATACGGAGCACTGCAGACCAACATCATTCAGGGCCAGGAAAATCCCATCTTCTGGATTCAGTCCGGTGGCCTGTACGAGGTATCACCTAACCTGACCTTCACAGGCCATGGCTGGTTTACAACGGCACTTATGGCCAACCAGAATTTCTTCAACGGACTGTCCGAAGAAGATCAGCAGCTGATCCGCAATGCAGCAGCCTATGCCTTTGACTACATCACAGAATATATTCCAGGACTTGGCGATGCCATGCTGGAAAAAATCCTGGAAGCAAAAAAAGATGTCACAGTGACAAGACTGACTGCAGAAGAGCGGCAGGTTTTCAGGGACAGGGCTGAGCAGGTGGAAAAGCGTTTCATTGAAATGACCGGAGAGCGTGGCGAAAAGCTTCTGGATCAGTTCAAAAAAGATCTGGAAAATGTGATGGCTGGAGAGGTTTAA
- a CDS encoding penicillin-binding protein activator LpoB → MFQKHILFLCIFTAWVLILTGCAGTTVQRLDATEEVALTDRWNATDSRMVSEEMINDMLSFPWISRWQSSNPRNPQPTVLVMGIRNRSHEHIAVDTFVNDLRRAMIRSGRVDFVAGGDTRSAIRDERLDQEFQATPETAAALAQETGANFALSGSIDSFVDQLDGRRVTSYQIDLTLIDMTTNREVWTGQKKIQKFQQKSRLRF, encoded by the coding sequence ATGTTCCAGAAACACATACTCTTTCTGTGTATTTTTACCGCATGGGTACTAATTTTAACAGGCTGTGCCGGAACAACCGTCCAAAGACTGGATGCAACGGAAGAAGTTGCCCTTACGGACCGCTGGAACGCAACAGACTCACGCATGGTCTCTGAAGAAATGATCAATGACATGCTCTCCTTTCCCTGGATATCCCGCTGGCAGAGCAGCAATCCAAGAAATCCCCAGCCTACGGTCCTTGTAATGGGAATACGCAACCGTTCCCACGAACATATCGCAGTGGATACCTTTGTAAATGACCTCCGCAGGGCCATGATACGTTCCGGGAGGGTTGACTTTGTGGCAGGTGGAGATACACGCTCAGCTATCCGGGATGAAAGACTGGATCAGGAATTTCAGGCAACGCCTGAAACCGCAGCAGCCCTTGCCCAGGAAACCGGTGCCAACTTTGCCCTGTCAGGCTCCATTGATTCCTTTGTGGACCAGCTGGATGGTCGCCGTGTCACCAGCTACCAGATAGACCTTACCCTTATAGACATGACCACCAACCGTGAGGTCTGGACAGGGCAGAAAAAAATTCAAAAATTCCAACAGAAAAGCCGCCTTCGTTTTTAA
- the tsaB gene encoding tRNA (adenosine(37)-N6)-threonylcarbamoyltransferase complex dimerization subunit type 1 TsaB yields MIILAADTTTASASVCVMEESRILARRFRNPGQTHSRHLLPMIEGVIDDAGMDINSLDALVTTLGPGSFTGLRIGVSTLKGLAMAKGLPMFGFSTLEVIAARFLSFPWPVCVMMDARRNEVYAQNFDVSGNIPRAMGPAVVASPHDVLGHMDGSFLFAGSGALLYRQEIMEKENLQAFWPGLLAHEPDAGEAAFLAMEAGLDAAVAPHLITPLYLRKSDAELQWGKK; encoded by the coding sequence ATGATAATTCTGGCTGCGGATACCACAACGGCTTCGGCCAGTGTCTGTGTCATGGAGGAATCAAGGATACTGGCAAGGCGTTTCAGGAATCCGGGCCAGACCCATTCCCGTCATCTGTTACCCATGATTGAAGGGGTTATTGACGATGCAGGGATGGATATAAACAGTCTTGATGCTTTGGTAACCACCCTTGGTCCGGGCAGTTTTACAGGCTTGCGCATAGGCGTTAGTACATTGAAAGGTCTTGCCATGGCCAAGGGATTGCCCATGTTCGGTTTTTCCACCCTTGAGGTTATTGCTGCCCGCTTTCTTTCTTTTCCATGGCCTGTCTGTGTTATGATGGATGCCCGGCGGAATGAAGTGTATGCTCAGAATTTTGATGTTTCCGGAAATATTCCAAGGGCTATGGGGCCTGCAGTGGTTGCATCTCCCCATGATGTTTTGGGGCATATGGATGGTTCTTTTCTTTTTGCTGGAAGCGGAGCTTTGCTTTACAGGCAAGAAATCATGGAAAAAGAAAACCTGCAGGCTTTCTGGCCCGGACTTTTGGCCCATGAACCCGATGCCGGGGAAGCTGCATTCCTTGCCATGGAGGCAGGGCTGGATGCTGCAGTAGCTCCGCATTTGATCACACCTCTTTATCTGAGAAAATCCGATGCGGAACTGCAGTGGGGAAAAAAATGA
- a CDS encoding type IV pilus twitching motility protein PilT → MAIIDAYFKKMKERGGSDLHMSVGFPPLIRFRGELLPLDEPVLTPESNRRILTEIMPPDKLAHLDETLDCDMAYALEDVGRFRCNFFFQNRGIGGVFRIIPTEIMTLEQLNLPPVMRSIAEFRKGLVLVTGPTGSGKSTTLAAIIDYINNTRDAHIITIEDPLEFVHPNKKCLFTQREIGTHARSFADALRVASRENPDVILVGEMRDLETISLALTCVELGILVFGTLHTNSAAKTIDRIINAFPSDQQAQTRTMLADALSAVVAQQLLKTRDGKGRCAANEVLLGSPALASIIRDGKIAQISSIIQTGSTRGMQTMDQHLAQMVKDKRITREAAYEKAIDKKLFASREEDEDL, encoded by the coding sequence ATGGCGATCATTGATGCCTATTTTAAGAAAATGAAGGAGCGGGGTGGCAGCGATCTTCATATGAGCGTTGGTTTTCCGCCTCTGATTCGCTTTCGCGGAGAACTGCTGCCCCTTGATGAGCCTGTTTTGACTCCAGAATCCAACCGAAGGATTCTTACGGAAATCATGCCACCGGATAAGCTCGCCCATCTGGATGAAACCCTGGATTGTGACATGGCCTATGCTCTGGAAGATGTTGGCAGGTTCCGGTGTAATTTCTTTTTTCAGAATCGGGGCATCGGTGGGGTTTTTCGTATCATTCCTACGGAGATCATGACCCTGGAGCAGCTGAATCTGCCACCTGTAATGCGTAGCATTGCAGAGTTTCGTAAAGGTCTGGTACTGGTCACGGGGCCTACGGGAAGTGGTAAATCCACAACACTGGCTGCAATAATAGATTATATAAACAACACCCGTGATGCCCATATTATTACCATTGAAGATCCTCTGGAGTTTGTACATCCCAATAAAAAATGTCTTTTCACCCAGCGTGAGATAGGTACCCATGCCAGAAGCTTTGCCGATGCCCTGCGGGTGGCAAGCCGTGAAAATCCCGATGTGATTCTTGTGGGGGAGATGCGGGATCTGGAGACCATTTCTCTGGCACTGACCTGTGTGGAACTGGGGATTCTTGTGTTCGGGACCCTGCATACCAACAGTGCGGCCAAGACCATTGACAGGATCATCAATGCCTTTCCCTCGGATCAGCAGGCCCAGACCCGTACCATGCTGGCCGATGCCTTAAGTGCCGTGGTGGCCCAGCAGCTTCTGAAAACCAGAGACGGGAAGGGCCGCTGTGCTGCCAATGAGGTACTTCTGGGTTCGCCAGCTTTGGCCAGCATCATCCGGGACGGTAAAATTGCCCAGATCAGTTCCATTATCCAGACGGGCAGCACAAGGGGAATGCAGACCATGGATCAGCATTTGGCCCAGATGGTCAAGGATAAGCGTATTACAAGGGAAGCTGCCTATGAAAAGGCCATAGATAAAAAGCTCTTTGCATCCAGGGAAGAGGACGAAGACCTTTAA
- a CDS encoding TRAP transporter small permease, with product MAKKKEKPGLSGIPGQIDRWMNHIEAFILGTSVLLMVLNTVSNVIGRFFFGESLFFSEEVNRILIVMITFAGIGYAARHGRHIRMSAFYDILPVNLRRILMIFIASFTSSVMFFLAYFSIGYISSVYNTGRVLPTMGFPLYFIYLWVPLGFTITGIQYALTALKNAVSKKAYLAVNVEDCYTDTDSQ from the coding sequence ATGGCTAAAAAAAAAGAAAAACCGGGTCTTTCGGGAATACCCGGGCAGATTGACCGCTGGATGAACCATATTGAAGCCTTTATTCTGGGTACCAGTGTGCTTCTGATGGTTCTCAATACCGTATCCAATGTCATTGGCCGTTTTTTCTTCGGAGAAAGCCTTTTCTTCTCCGAAGAAGTTAACCGCATTCTCATTGTTATGATTACCTTTGCAGGCATCGGTTATGCAGCCCGCCATGGCCGCCATATACGCATGTCCGCATTTTACGATATTCTGCCCGTCAATCTGCGCAGAATACTGATGATTTTCATTGCTTCATTCACATCTTCCGTCATGTTTTTTCTGGCTTATTTTTCCATTGGCTATATTTCCAGTGTCTACAATACGGGAAGAGTGCTGCCCACCATGGGCTTTCCCCTCTACTTTATTTATCTGTGGGTACCCTTGGGTTTTACCATCACAGGTATTCAGTATGCACTGACAGCCCTGAAAAATGCCGTTTCGAAAAAAGCCTATCTGGCTGTGAACGTAGAAGACTGCTACACAGATACTGATTCTCAATAA
- a CDS encoding LPP20 family lipoprotein, whose translation MFRHKNIFLLISVIFLFSACMGSGTGVKTSQSSENSRPGWTTAPPRHAGYIFGVGSVETYGNTRTAIQRAHESARVDLLSQLRVTVSGDMQTSVRAEGDESRFTSIQKIVQQQTSSRVEEIEMTGMEITETWVNPSETEVWALARMNRAKTESELIFALEDIEDKLLQRGTGSGTTLSRIRHIFPSLKELEERRHLIHQLNFLSAGQKISERKNSRQVDALQTEIQDLLASLTIRLEPENDDAIQMKGILAQTLTSMGFNIHDQNPDLLISLSITMTPVQRNQLHHVVSQARGQVKNPQGRILYALQESGRSSSSDAAIASNKAVEDMARKLADILAAGLFQNI comes from the coding sequence ATGTTCAGACACAAAAATATTTTCTTACTCATTTCTGTAATTTTTCTTTTCAGCGCCTGTATGGGATCCGGCACTGGCGTAAAAACCAGTCAGAGTTCAGAAAATTCCAGACCGGGATGGACAACGGCCCCCCCCCGTCATGCAGGCTATATCTTTGGTGTTGGCAGTGTCGAAACCTATGGCAATACCCGTACCGCCATACAGAGGGCCCATGAATCCGCCCGGGTGGATCTTTTATCCCAACTACGTGTAACGGTCAGTGGCGATATGCAGACCAGTGTCCGTGCCGAAGGAGATGAAAGCCGCTTTACCAGCATCCAGAAAATTGTACAGCAGCAGACCAGCTCCAGAGTTGAAGAAATAGAAATGACCGGCATGGAAATTACCGAAACATGGGTCAATCCTTCTGAAACTGAAGTATGGGCTCTGGCACGCATGAACCGGGCAAAAACGGAAAGTGAACTGATTTTTGCCCTGGAAGATATAGAGGATAAACTCCTTCAGCGAGGTACAGGCAGCGGCACTACCCTCAGCCGCATCCGCCATATCTTTCCCAGCCTCAAAGAACTGGAAGAACGCCGTCACCTTATACATCAGCTCAACTTTCTCTCCGCAGGCCAGAAAATAAGTGAGCGGAAAAACAGCAGGCAGGTTGATGCATTGCAGACAGAAATTCAGGATCTCCTTGCCAGCCTCACCATACGTCTGGAACCGGAAAACGACGATGCCATACAAATGAAAGGCATTCTGGCGCAAACACTTACCAGCATGGGATTTAACATCCATGATCAGAATCCTGACCTTCTCATTTCCCTTTCCATTACCATGACTCCTGTACAGCGCAACCAGCTTCACCATGTGGTCAGTCAGGCCAGGGGACAGGTAAAAAATCCCCAGGGAAGAATTCTCTATGCCCTGCAGGAATCAGGGAGATCCTCTTCCAGTGATGCAGCCATTGCATCAAACAAAGCCGTTGAAGATATGGCCCGTAAACTTGCCGATATCCTTGCTGCGGGACTTTTTCAAAACATTTAA
- a CDS encoding FecR family protein, translating into MLLPSARSYAFLLCIFLSFFIFSSASAQGNTPQKPSETEIKLNAPKDESLSSAISEEEKMTEEDMAYENSQKPSGLSLIMTEGPVRILETGSPFPKSPGELPRVLNTGDKVQTQRNARAFILSADSEVILDADSIFNVLEADSAQLESGVALFEITARDGRRITAQTPLVVIGVKGTNFLVSSNEKREDVALFKGHVGIERQDRQAMAHYTAKKPGEMTFSEYAAFQKKSFGDYRKMLLQDFSDYKATMAAEFQAFKEEIDLRPGKKLTIGAGEKPEAVEAEVDKETQEKARSLQQWKKRSESSLKQTQEKE; encoded by the coding sequence ATGCTTCTTCCCTCAGCCCGTTCCTATGCTTTTCTCCTGTGTATTTTTCTTTCATTTTTTATTTTCAGCTCAGCCTCTGCTCAGGGTAACACCCCACAGAAACCCTCAGAAACAGAAATAAAACTAAATGCACCCAAAGATGAATCTTTATCCTCTGCCATCTCCGAAGAGGAGAAAATGACAGAAGAAGATATGGCTTATGAAAACAGTCAAAAACCTTCAGGGCTGAGTCTTATAATGACCGAAGGGCCGGTACGGATCCTTGAAACAGGATCTCCCTTTCCAAAATCTCCGGGAGAACTGCCCAGAGTATTGAACACGGGGGATAAGGTACAGACCCAGAGAAACGCCAGAGCCTTCATCCTTTCCGCAGACAGCGAAGTCATACTGGATGCGGACAGTATTTTTAATGTGCTGGAAGCCGATTCTGCGCAACTTGAATCCGGAGTAGCTCTTTTTGAAATAACGGCAAGGGATGGCCGGAGGATAACGGCTCAAACCCCTCTGGTGGTCATCGGAGTCAAGGGCACAAATTTTCTGGTTTCATCCAATGAAAAACGCGAAGATGTGGCTCTCTTCAAAGGACATGTGGGCATAGAAAGGCAGGACAGACAGGCTATGGCCCATTATACGGCAAAAAAACCGGGGGAAATGACCTTTTCTGAATATGCGGCATTCCAGAAAAAAAGTTTCGGGGATTACAGAAAAATGCTGCTGCAGGATTTTTCCGATTACAAGGCCACAATGGCTGCTGAATTTCAGGCATTTAAAGAAGAAATTGACCTGAGACCCGGAAAAAAACTCACCATCGGTGCAGGAGAAAAACCCGAAGCCGTGGAAGCAGAAGTTGATAAAGAAACCCAGGAAAAAGCCAGATCCCTTCAGCAGTGGAAAAAACGCTCTGAAAGCAGCTTAAAACAAACACAGGAAAAGGAATAA